In the Lactobacillus paragasseri genome, CGTCACTGACATTATGCGGAAGAATAAATTGAAAGACAATTGTTGGAACAAGCATACTTAAAATAATTAAAACAGCCTCAGACATGATGACTAGGTTATAACTTTGACTTCCTAGGAAGTCAACGCTTATCGTTAATGCTAATGCTAAAGTAACTGCACCATGAATCCCTCCAAGTGAAAAGACTATGCTTTCTCTTCGATCATAACGAATAATTAAGCGACCATATAGGTAACGAACTAGCAAGTTGGCAAGGTAGACTATAATGCCAACAATAATCCATTTAGCTAGATCTCCATTAAAGAGCTTATTACGTGAAATTCTTACCATCATCAATCCTAAAATAATGAAAACCATACTATTAAAGATATCAGAAATAAGATTTTGTAAGTCTTGGCTCATATGAACCTGTCTTGAATTAAGCAATAAGCTTTGTTGAGATTCTGCATTATGTAAGAGACCAGCAACCACCACCGCGATAATTCCAGAGACATGGAGATGTTCTGCTAGAGCATACAAGGCTAATGGGGTAAGAATATAAATAAGATTTTGAGCATTTAAGGAATTAAATCTGGATCTGACAAGAGTCTGACGAAAAATAATTATTACCCATGCTACAGCGAAACCTAGAATTGCACCGCCAATCGAAGAAATACAAAAGTCCTGAATTGTCTGTCCATAATTAATATATCCATTTGCAAACCAAAGAAGGCTCATGTTGAGCAAGATAATTCCAGATGCATCATTAAAAAGTGATTCAGCCTTTAATGCTGACGTTACACGGCGAGGCATTCTTAGGCCATTAGTTACTGCTTCACTTGCTGTGGCGTCTGTTGGCGTACTAATACTGCCAATAATAAATGCAAGCGGTAAGCTAACGTCAGCAAGCAGATGAATGCTAAAGCCGCTTACAATTAAAGCTAGTAAAACCATGATAATAGTTAGCCCAATTATCTCTTTAATACGTCTACCAACGTTATGAATCCTAGTCTTTTGCCCTTCAAAAAATAAAAGTGGCGCAACGATCAACTCCATAAAAATTTCTGAATCAAAACTAGCTATTTGTTGGTTTAAAAAGGGAATAAGACCAATAATAATTCCGATGATCATACTTATATAGTTAACTGATACTTTATCAATTGCTTGAGCAATAATAATACTGATAGCAGCTGCAATTGCTAGAGTAAAAGTTGAAATCATAAGTTCCATATTTTAGATTTACCTCAGATAAATTACTATTTTTTAATAATTAGTAAAAACTTTTAATGCTACTATATTAGCATACTCACCATTTAGGTTATTAGGGAAGGTGAAGATGTGAAAAAGAATCAAAAAGTTTGGCTTAGTTTAACGACTTTAATTGTTGGCATAGTTTTTACGGTGATTACGTATTTTTCTACAACTTTTGCTAGCAAGCCAATTGCTGTAATTACCGATAATCACATTCAAGACACGCTAATTAATAAAACCAAAGACAATTATGAAAATAAAGATGAAGTTAGGCAACAAATATTGCATTTAAAAATCATCTCAGGAAAATACCGAGGTAAGAGATTCGTTGTTACCAATACCTACTCTCCTTCACAGGCTGTTTCACAAAAATATCGTCCTCATCAACGTGTGATTGTATCTTTTATTAAAGAAAAGCCAAAATTAGTTGAACCTAAACGTGATTGGGTAGTTGTCTTGAGCATGTTTTTAACTATTAGTCTGATCATTTTAATCACCGGAAAACAAGCTAGTTTATTGTTAATTTCAATGATTTTGAATAGTATTATTTTTTATTTTGTGATTAAGAATGATATTAAAGAAAATGGAACCAAAATTTTCTTAGTTTATGGTATTGCAGCTATTTTGTTTACTTTTATTTCCCTGATAATTGTACAAGGATTTAATCAAAAGATGCTTGTTACACTAGTTGCTACGCTTCTAGGTGTTTTTGTGTCATTTGGAATTTTTTATTTAGTTATGAGATTGACACATGAACGCGGGATTGACTATGAAGCAGTTGATTATGCAACGCAAGATCCACGAGCGCTATTTTTATCTCAGACCATTTTAGGAGTTCTTGGGGCAGTAATGGATGAAGCAACTGATATTGTTTCGAGTCTTTATGCGTTAGCTAAACATAAGGTTGACTTAACCTTTAAGGAGTTATTTCTTAGTGGCCGTACATTAGGACAAGAAATTATGGGACCATTAATAAATGTATTAGTACTGATTTTTATGGCCGAAGCACTGCCAATGACAATTTTGTATCTAAGAGATAATAATACTTTAGTTTATACTTTTAAATATACTCTTTCTTTAGGTGTAATTCAGAGCTTAAGTTCAGCAATAGGCATAGTTTTAACTGTGATTTTTGCCACTCTTGCTAGTTCTGTCTTTTTAAAAAATAAAAAAATAGAGGAGGCAGCGAAATGACAACTTTAACGGCTCTATTGATAATTCTCTTAATTTTAATGATTATTGTTGGTGGAAAAACGGGCCTTAAAAGTTATCTTAGTGTGGTTATTAATGCCTGTTTGATAATTCTTGTTGCTTTGTTAATTTCTTGGGGAGTAAATATAATCTTGGTAGGAATAATTTTTATTCCTTTAAAATTATTAACAATTATTTATTTAGGGACACACGATTATACTGTAGCTAAGAACGCGTTTTTAACCGCTTTATGCGTGAGCTTGATCGTAATGCTGATAATTATCCTGCTTGAAAGCTTAGCTCAAACTCAGGGCTTTGGAGACCAAGCAGGAGAAGAATTAATTGGTTTATCGTTGAATGTAGGAAT is a window encoding:
- a CDS encoding cation:proton antiporter, translated to MELMISTFTLAIAAAISIIIAQAIDKVSVNYISMIIGIIIGLIPFLNQQIASFDSEIFMELIVAPLLFFEGQKTRIHNVGRRIKEIIGLTIIMVLLALIVSGFSIHLLADVSLPLAFIIGSISTPTDATASEAVTNGLRMPRRVTSALKAESLFNDASGIILLNMSLLWFANGYINYGQTIQDFCISSIGGAILGFAVAWVIIIFRQTLVRSRFNSLNAQNLIYILTPLALYALAEHLHVSGIIAVVVAGLLHNAESQQSLLLNSRQVHMSQDLQNLISDIFNSMVFIILGLMMVRISRNKLFNGDLAKWIIVGIIVYLANLLVRYLYGRLIIRYDRRESIVFSLGGIHGAVTLALALTISVDFLGSQSYNLVIMSEAVLIILSMLVPTIVFQFILPHNVSDEEAHIVMDKIRSEMVKRALIAVHKMYLPQRVKRHVIYTLLNQKRVVKTREYMRVLLKTIDQPNLSKSEQYLQRLAFFRAFAIEREYLEMIGQKEGKYRTYILNLYNDVLLAESLIIEPEDE
- a CDS encoding YibE/F family protein translates to MKKNQKVWLSLTTLIVGIVFTVITYFSTTFASKPIAVITDNHIQDTLINKTKDNYENKDEVRQQILHLKIISGKYRGKRFVVTNTYSPSQAVSQKYRPHQRVIVSFIKEKPKLVEPKRDWVVVLSMFLTISLIILITGKQASLLLISMILNSIIFYFVIKNDIKENGTKIFLVYGIAAILFTFISLIIVQGFNQKMLVTLVATLLGVFVSFGIFYLVMRLTHERGIDYEAVDYATQDPRALFLSQTILGVLGAVMDEATDIVSSLYALAKHKVDLTFKELFLSGRTLGQEIMGPLINVLVLIFMAEALPMTILYLRDNNTLVYTFKYTLSLGVIQSLSSAIGIVLTVIFATLASSVFLKNKKIEEAAK